CGTATTTTCCTAAAGTATAATTTTCCAAATCGCCTTCAATTTCTCTCCACGCTGCTAATCCAACCAACACCGGTGTTGAGCCTTGATAAATGATTGCTGCGCCGCCGCTATCTCCAGAACCTATCGTGCCTTCTAACGGTAGCGCATCGGCTCCTTGTTCAAAGGTAAATCTGAGCCAGTGGGCTTTTGCTTCTGTGATCACATTGTTGTAAACATGCATTTGATAGTCGTCTTGAGTGAAAGCCCAATCTGAGAAAAATTTGGTGACTTGATACCATGCATAGGTAGTTAGGCTTGGTCCTTCAGAGTCGTTCTCTTCACCTGTTATCCCCGTTCCGATAGCACCACGACCAAATCCGGTTATTTCCATACCTAACTCTTCATTTCCCTCATATATGGCGATGGGTTGAATGTGTGTCACAGGCTTACTTAAGCGAATTAACGCAATGTCTTTGGCGTTATTTAGCTGCTCCATAAGCGGTGCCGGATCGCCTTCACTCCAATCACCTTCTACCTTTTTGTAATCCGGATGAATTATGATTTGTGCAATTTGATTTTCAACGCCATGTACCATGATAGGTTTGTCTTGGTAGTCATACATAAACGTATAAATAACGTGAGCTGGTGCCAACAACCAATGTTTGTCAATTAACACCGATCCGCCTTGAAATGGCATATCAACATAAAACTGCGGGATGCTGTTAACCTTATATAAGTCAGGGTCAACATCATGTCTTTTGACAACCGCATGGTTCTGAAAAGAGGCAAACATGAGCAAAAAAATGGCAAGGTATTTCATCATTATTCCTTATAGTTGTTATTGTTTCCAAAGTGGCCAATAAAACATCATACGTAAACTTTCTTTTCAATGCATTAATAAATGTACCTATTTTTAAGGCGCTCTCTCCTTCAAAAATATTTGTACGCTCACAAGATTAAAAGAAATAAAAACAAATGTTTGTTGTCATGTTATGGCGCCAAAAATATTGCAAATTAGTTCAGCAACATGATTGATAAGAAATGTGACAGCTGCAATCAAGTTTGTGGGGTAACAGCATTAAGGTGAGGTTGATTTATGTACTCATAGCATGTCGAAGTTAAGGTTTTTGTAATCAAGGGCGAGTTATTGATAGAGGAAAGTCAGTAACCGTTAACCTAGCGCTATACTATTTTGAATCAATTTAAAGGAGTAATGGTATGACAAGGACCGTATTTACACTCATTTTTTTCTTTTGGGCAACCAGTCTTAGCGCTCAAGAGTTGATCCTATCGAAGGTCACCAAGTTAAACGTCGACTCACCTATTATTATTTCGCATGTATCTGAAACGTTAGTGTTGACGTTTGAAGATAATAAGTTGCTTCACGAAACGTTAGATCCGCAAAGGTTTGTACCTGCTGTTGATTTATCTGGGCATGAACATCAATTTGTATGGAGTTTGTTTGAGGTCGACTCAAGAATGAGGTTGCCAGCTTGGCTTCAGGTACTTTCAGAAGAGGTCGCAAGCACCTATCAAATACAGAATGTTCAACAAAAATCTATTCAAGAAATTACGATATTTAGTAGTTATAACAAAGAGGAAGCGCATGGAATAGTGTTTGTTCTTGAAGCGCAAGTAGTTCATAAAATAGAGGTTTTTGGACAACAATTACAGTTTCAAAATGTGATAAATAACATAGCTGCAAGATTCTAATAATCAAAGTGCTGTGCCGTAGATCCAATCACTGCTGCTCAGCACGTTAAGTTACTGGCTTTTCGATTCGCTAAAACTATCTCAGGCTTTGCTGTTAATCCAATTAAGCCAATCAAGCTTCAAACCTAACCACACACTTGACCTCAAGCTCACTTGAAGTAGTACAGTCACCACTTGTTAGCATGGCGCAATGGTAGGAGTGGTAACGCATGTTAGAAGATACAGTAAATACAGAGGGTCAAACTGCTCTGGGAGCCGGACAAAAGCGGGTGTTGTTCAGCTTGGCTGTGGTACTCATTTTGCCAACGCTTGGCATGAGTAGTATCAATGTCTTGTTGCCAACACTTGCTGAGGAGTTTGGCGTGGGGCAGGCATTGGTGAATTGGGTCGTTGTGGCATATTTGCTTTCGCTTACCGCATTTATTCTTGGTGCTGGCGCTATTGGAGATAGGGTTGGCCGAAAAAGGGCGCTTCGCATTGGGATTAGTGTCTTTTGCGTGGGCTCCATTGTCGCTGGGCTGAGCGTAAATCTTTGGATGTTGATTGCTGCTAGACTGTTCCAAGGCATTGGCGCTGCGCTGTTATTATCCCAAGTGTTTGCGCTGGCAAGTGTTGCGATGCCAAAGCGTAAAGTTGGACTTGCGATGGGGTTACTCGGTACTACCGCTGCGATTGGCACGGCTCTGGGGCCATTGCTAAGTGGCGCAATGCTAGAATGGTTATCATGGCAGTTCACTTTTTGGTTGATGATATTGCTCGGTGGGACAGCTTACTTTTTAATAGCAAGGTTTCTGCCTGATGATGTCGCAAATCCACCCGAGCTACAGCGTTTTGATGTTATTGGAAGTGTATGGCTGTCGGCGTCATGCCTATTTTATGTGTTGGCTATGCCGTCGAGTAGTTCGTTTAGTCTTGTCTTGCATAGCGTATTTTTCTTATTTGCTGTGGCTTTTATCTACTGTTTTGTACAAAGTCAAAAGCGCGCTCAATTTCCACTTGTGAGTTTGGCTTTTCTTAAACACAGGCTACGCAATACCTCGTTAATCGTGAGCTTTATAGTTGACGCCATTGCGATGTCGACATTAGTTGTCGGGCCTTTTTATCTCACTTATGCGTTAGGGCTGAGCCCGGTCACGGTTGGTCTTATTGTGTCTATTGGACCTTGTATTGCTGCTGTCGCAGGTTATCCGTCAGGTGAGGTGGTTGATCATTTTGGTATCGCGTTTGCCATGTTTTTGGGCTTGCTGATGATCCTCATTGGGACAATTAGCTTTGCAATCTTACCTTCATTATTTGGACTTTATGGCTATGTTGTGGCGTTATTTTTGTTAACTCCCGGAAGGCAGTTGTTTTTAGCGGCTCACCATACCTTTGTGATGACGACAGTAGCCGAAAAAGAAAAGGGTATGGGATCAGGGCTCATTAATTTATGTAAAAACTTAGGGCTAATGACCGGGGCTTCATTACTTGGTGGTGTATTTAGCCTGTTATTGCAGGCACAGAGTGCGGCCTTGGCAAGCTCTGCACAACTTAATATGGCATTTTCACTGACCTTCTTACTCGCTGCACTGTTTGTTTTGGTTTCGCTCGTTGCCGTATTTGTAAATAGTCGAAAGGAAGGTTTAAATAGTAGTACTTAACGTTGTTTATAAAATGCTTGCGTTATTGCTTCTTGGAGCATCGCGAGTGTCACATAATTTTTTGCATCGGAAGCTATTAAATCTGCTTTGTTTTATAAACAAATAACCAGCGTTTGCAGATTATTTTATTGGATATCCTTTACCCGGTTTTTATAATGATTTGGTGATACACCAAACCATGTTTTGAAGCTACGACTAAACGCTGAAAGCTCTGAATACCCTAAGTTTAATGCCAATGTTGTCATTGAAACATCTCCCAATTGTAGCATTCTTAGGGCTATTTCCTTTCTCGTTTCTTCTAATAAATCTCTATAAGATGTTTGATGCTCTTGAAGTGTTCTTTCAAGTTTCTTTGGGTGTAACCCTAAGCTCAAGGCGATATTTTTCTTGTTGCAATCTCCCGTAGATAGAAGCATGTTGATTGCATGACGGATCACGGCAACGTTAATTGGTTCTGTGGTGGGTCATTTTGACGAAATTGATTGGCTATGATGTCATTTATCAGGTTTATCGGCATTTGGGGTTTGTACATTAATACTTTTGACGGGAAACGTAAGGCATCCATTTCTTGCTCAAACTGAATTTTTTGTTTGCATACGGCTAAAAAATCATGATTATTGAAAAAGGGATTTGGCTGGCGAAAATAAATGCAATCAGCTTTCCAATTGTTGCCAACCATATCTTGAATTACGCGGAAAATCAGACCCAAACTGAGTTGCACAAGTTGTGTGTAATGGTGCTCTTTGTCTATTAACAACTCAAACTTAATCATACAATAGTCTGTTGCCTCTTCTACGATATCAAAAGAAGCACCTTGTGCATGCATATAAGTATATCTGCGTGCAACCTTTAGTGCGTCACCAATTGTATTCTGTTGACACATATAAGCACCGATTAGCCCTATAGTAGTGATATTTTGTTTTAAACTGAGTGCTGCACCAAAAGTTGGAAAATTGAGATGCTTTGCTGAGTTTTCAAGTAAATCACCAAGTTGGTGATACAAAATCATGTTGTCTGGGTTATTTAACTGCGCTGGAATAATATCAGCAGCAGTGAGCAACGCGATGGGATCTCCGCCCAGCTCATTGACCAATTCAACATATCCAGATAGAGACGCTGATCTAACAAAATACTGCATTATCCCTCCTTATTTAGTAATCATCATTTCTTATGGTTAACGTTAATTATCATTATTTTTATATATTTATCTGTTTTAGGTTCTTTTCTGTCTCTAAATGTCAATTTAATGTATCAAATTGTCAAGTAATTACCGTGAGTTTAGTGCTAAAAATAGAATAGTTATCATTAATAAAAAGAACTAACTCATAAGAATTACATCACTTTTTCTAGTGAAATAATGATGAGTACGTCAAATTCGAAAGACTAAGGTGGGGGAATTGCTATGATATATGACCAAGGTTTAACGGCTACCAAAACATTAGCAAGTGCAGTAATTTTAAGTACGCTGAGCTATAAAGCGGTAAATGCTGAAGAACTTGAAAACACCAAGTCTACTAAATTAGAAAGGATCATCGTTACATCACAGAAGCGTGTCCAACCTCTGCGAGAAGTGCCCTTGTCTGTTTCGGCAATGAACGCTGACAAAATGGAACAGGTCGGCATTGAGCGCATGGAAGATTTATCTTCATATATTCCCAATTTTAAAGTCGCAAAAGATTCCCTCGCTGATCGCATTAATATACGTGGCATGCAGTCAGGTAACCTAGCAGGCTTCGAACAGTCAGTAGGTACATTTGTTAACGGCATTTACAGGGGGCGCGGTGCTCAATCACGTTTCTCATTTGTTGATGTTGAACGTGTCGAGGTAATGCGTGGGCCGCAGAGTATATTATTCGGTAAGAATACCGTCGCCGGCGCTTTAAATATTACAACAGCGAAGCCAGACGAGACTTTCAATGGCAGAGTCTCGGTGGCTTATTCACCGACGTTTGGGCAAACAGAATTGAGTGGCATGGTGACTGGTACATTGTCTAGCGGCCTCAGAGGTAGAGTCTTTGTTATGTCAAGGGAGATGGATAAGGGATGGGTATACAACAAATACTACAATAGTGACACTCCCCAAAGTGACGAAATGATGGGACGATTAACGTTAGAATGGGATGTCGCAGACAACTCCTTGATGACGCTTGTTTATGAGGCTAACGACTTTGATATTAGCAGCTTTCCACATGCCATGAAAAAACCTGGGTCGCTGACGTCATTAGGTTCATTTTCAAGTTATACAGCGTCATTTATTGGTAATAGCGATCCGGTGATTGATTTTGGTTCTAATCAAACAATGATTGGGGATTCAAGTGAATTTACATTAATAAGTGAATCTAACTTTGATGCTGGTGATTTAACCATTACGGCGGGCTACTCGGTTTACCAATTTGACCGCAATTTAGATGCCGATTATTCAGGGTTGGATGGTTTGCGTTTCAGCGACAGTGAGGATTTTAGTCAAAGTAGTCTCGAAATTCGTTTTGCCTCAACAATTGGCAGTAAATTTGAGTACATGACGGGGTTGTATTGGCAGCATCAAGGTTTAGTGCTAGACGGATTGTCACTCTTTAACATTCCAACCTTACAGCAGGTATTAATGGGGGGTGTAAGCAAGGAATTAGTGCCTTTGGAGGGGATTTTAATAAGGTCTACGTGTCAGGAAATGTGGGAGCTACCGGAGCTGGTGTTATCGGTTTAGGTGGTTTCGCTTCATTAGTTAATGTGTGTGGTACCGCAGCGGCATTTGACGGTATTCCAACTGGAGTTGGACGTTATGCATTGTTAGATCAGGATACTGACACTTTGGGTATTTTTGCCCAAGGTACTTGGCACATATCTGAGCAATTGCGTGCAACTGTTGGTGTGCGATACACCAAAGAAGATAAGACAGGCGCCAAAGACGGTTATGCAACAGACTTTACTGTAAATAACCGCACAGAATCATCGAATCCGCTAGTGATCGCGGTTTCTCAACAAGTTGGCGAATTTGCAACACACCACTTCACCAGTTCAGATCCAGGTATGAGGCGAAGTGAGAAAAGCCCAACTTGGTCAGTTAACATCCAATACGACGCAAGTGACGACACAATGACTTATGCTACCGCAAGTACAGGCTTTAAGTCCGGTGGCTTTAACTCTTTTTATATGCGTAGCCCCCAGCGAGGCAATGTCGCTGACTCGAGAGACGCCTCATTTGAGGATGAAAATGTGTTGGCGTTTGAACTTGGGTTAAAGACGGAATTGTTTGAGGGGACTGCAGAGTTAAATATGGCTGTATTTCACTCAACTTTTGACGATATTCAGGTGTCGGTATTTAGTGGGAATACGACCTATGAGGTAAAAAATGCAGCTAAAGCGGTGAGCTATGGTCTTGAGATCGATGGCCGTTGGCGTGCAACGGAAGCATTAACTTTGACCGGGGCGATAGGGCTACTTAACTTTGAATACGATGAGTTTATTAATCAAGCCTGCACCAGTGATCAATTTATTGCCCAAAGACAGGCGCTATTTGACTCCGCTACTGGTGATATCGCTTCACAAATTGGTATTGCCATGGGTTATAGCAATGCTAACTGTGCAATTGCAGGCATCAACGATATGTCGGGACGCACCGCCTCGAACGCCCCTAAGTCTACTTCGTCATTAACGGCGAATTACATTACCGATTTTAGCGACTTCGAACTAAATTCAAGTTTAGATTTGAATTATCACAGTTCGGTATATCGAGTAGATGACCTTGATCCTATCGGTAAAGAGCCATCACAAGTATTCCTCAATGCCAGCATGACACTTTCAGATTTAGAGGAAGGTTGGTCTCTCACATTAACGGGTAAAAACCTAACAGATGTAAAGCACTTTGACTACATCAATGACGTACCGTTATTTTCTGGTTCACATAATTTCATGCCGCTTGCAGGGCGCTCTTTTGCATTACGATTCGATTATACATTTGGTGAATAACCAAGAGGTTGTTCAGGTTTTGTGGGGATGGACTTTCTTTAATCAATAAACTTTTAAGGTCTTGTGATTATGGTTTCATTATTGCGTCAACCGCTCGCTCAGTTTCTACTTGTTGGCTTTACATTATTTATCGCGTATCGCCAGTATGTAGTTCCGACACAGATCCAAGAGCGGACTATTGAGATCAGTGATCAACGATTAAAAAATTACTGGCAATTCCGAACCAAACGCTTCGACGCAGAGGCGGTTGAGGTAGAATTTGGCATCTTATCTTCGACTCAGAAGCTGCACTTAATCCAAGACTATGTCCGTGAAGAAGTGTTGTTTCGAGAAGCAAATAATTTGGAATTGGCAAAAAATGACTTTGTTATTCGCCAACGTCTTATTCAGAAAATGGAATTTCTTAGTCGTGACTTTGCTGAGGCGGAGCTGTCAGAAGCGCAGGTAAATTCATACTATCAAAGCCACCAACAAAATTACCGTAAACCTGCATCATTAACATTTAGCCATATATTTTTTAGCAATACTGCTGATATTGCGCAACAAGGAAGACTAGTTGAATTACGAGCGCAGCTGAATGGTGAGCAGGTGACGCCAGAGCGTGCTGGCGACCTTGGTGAAGCATTTCTATACAACCGTCATTATATGAAGCGTAATGTTGACGTGGTTAAAAGCCACTTTGGCTCACTGTTTACTCAAAACCTACAACAACTGCCGGTCACGAGTGGAAAATGGTTAGGACCTATCGCATCGGAACATGGTTGGCATCTCGTATTTTTGTTAGATAGAGAAGCCGCGAGGTTACCAAAGTTTGATGAAATTAAAGATAACGTTATTGCTGATGCCCACAACTTTTATCGTAGGAAGGTTTCAGATGAACTGATAGCGGGGCTCATTGATGGTTACCACGTCGTTAATTTAAGCAGCGTAATGGTCAACGAAGTCAAGGGGGAAACTCAATGATGCAGAACAGTCGAATTTTGTTACTGTGTTTGACCATGTGTTTGGTTACCTTTAGTCAGCAGATCCATGCTCATGACGCTCGGCCCATTGTGATTGAAATAAATCAACGTGCGCAATTGGCAGATATTAATATTAAGGTACCAGCGTCATTGTCAGCTGATTCATTACCGAGGATAACCATTGATGCTCAGTGTGAGGGAAAGGCGGAAAGTCGCCTCCGACATCAATCTGGCGCGTTTCTCATGTCACAAACTGTGCAGTGTGAACAGTCCATAGCAGGTCGTCAACTCAATATCCACTTTCCAGCCAGTAACCCGTCATTATCGACTCTGGTTACTGTGAACCTAGAGAATGGTCAACAGCATTCGCAATTATTAGCACCACAGCAAACTGATTGGCAGATACCAAGCGAAGAAAACGCTAGAGGAATTGTTTGGCAATATACTCAAATGGGTGCTTTACACATTTTTGCAGGTTGGGACCATCTATTATTCGTATTGTGTCTAGTGATACTAGCTGGCAGCCTACGTCGCATTGCTATTACCGCTACGGGCTTTACCTTTGGTCACTCAATTACGCTGATCGCCACAGCACTCAATTGGATTCGTGTACCGACAGCGTTTTGCGAGATATTAATTGCTTTGAGCATTGTGTTTATGGCGGTAGAAATTGCAAAAGGAGACAAGCTGTTATGGGGTTATCGCCAACCCGTATTGGTCGCTACTAGCTTTGGCTTGATACATGGCTTTGGCTTTGCTGCAGTTCTCGATGAAATTGGCTTACCGCAAGTAGAGCTATTTTGGGGGTTGGTGTCTTTTAATGTTGGTATAGAGCTGGGTCAGCTCACCTTTATTATCACTGTTGTTACTGTCTTCAAAATCGCTTCTCAGATCCCTTTGCTGCAATGGGTAAAACATATTCCTTCTCAGACTTATATCTACGTCATTGGCAGTGTCGCAGCGTTTTGGTTTTGGCAACGCTCAATATCACTTTTTTATCCAGAGGTATAAACATGCACAAGATAAACTCTTTAAAACTGATGGTGCTCTTTCTATTTATTCTGGTGGGAGAGGTAAGAGGAGTCGAACGCCAGTTATTATGGGGTGATACACATTTACATACATCATATTCTATTGATGCGTATTTAATGGGTAATAAAGATGCCACGCCGGATACCGCTTATCGCTTCGCTAAAGGTTTACCTGTGGTGCACCCTTACTCCGGGGTTAAAGTGCAGACCAATACCCCTCTTGACTTTTTAGTCGTGTCTGACCACGGTGAATATTTGGGGATCATTCAAAAAGTGTTTGCGGGTGATCCGTTATTAATGCAAACGGAAATAGGTCGACGTTGGAACCAGTTAGCGAATAGTGGCAAAGGGCGACAAGTATATTTTGAAGCGTTGGGTGAGCATGCTAATAAGCGTAAACCTTCGCCAGAATTGCAACAAGAGGATGTACGAGCGAGCGTATGGAGTGAAATTGTTGACGCGGCTGAGCGTCACTATCAACCGGGTAGCTTTACCACCTTTGTTGGTTGGGAGTGGAGTTCAATAACTGATGGTGCCAATTTGCACCGTGTCGTAATTTCGGATGCGGATAAAAGCTCAGCAAAAGCATTTCTACCTTACACCTTATTTGACAGTGACAAACCAGAAGATCTTTGGCAATGGCTAGAGCAAACATCGGCACGAACTGGGGTGGATTTTGTAGCTATTCCACATAACTCAAATATCAGCAAGGGGCTAATGTTTCCGATAACAGATAGTAACGGTAGTCCAATTGATATAGGTTACGCCAAAACCCGCATGCGCTGGGAGCCGGTCGTGGAAGTCACGCAAATAAAAGGAGATTCGGAAACACATCCAAGTTTGTCACCCAATGATGAGTTTTCGGGGTATGAAAAATATGAACAAGCGATGCAAGTTGGAGTGCAGGGACCGGTAAAAGAAGAAGACACAAAAGCTAATTATGTTCGTTCTGCACTGCGTCGTGGTATTGAGTTGCAAGAAGAACTCGGCGTTAATCCCTATAAAGTCGGTATGATAGGTGCGTCTGATTCACACACTGCGCTTTCTACTGTAGAAGAAGATAACTTTTGGGGGAAAATGGCGATAGATTCTACCCCTGCCAATACTTTAGATCCTTCTAAGATTATTATCCCACCTCATTCAACAGGTATGGATATGAGTGCTGCGGGTATCGCCGGTGTATGGGCTGAAGAAAATACCCGTGAAAGTATCATTGCGGCATTTAAGCGTAAAGAAGTATATGCAACCACAGGGCCTCGCATTCGGTTACGTGTATTTGCCGGTTACCAATTCACCGCCCAAGATGCAAGTCACCCTGACTTAGCTAGAATTGGGTATGTCAAAGGCGAGCCTATGGGCAGCGACCTACCGATAGCGCCAGACGGGCAGGCACCAATGCTTTTAATTGAGGCCGTTAAAGACCCACAAGGGCAGCACTTGACCGTGTACAAGTGATAAAAGGATGGGTTGATTCTCAAGGGCATAGCCACGAAAAGATCTTTGATGTCGTTTGGTCGGGCGATCGCAAAATAAACGCCAGCGGCAAGGTGCCTAAAATAGAGAGCACTGTTAATCTAACCACCCTCAATTATGATAATCGAAGCGGATCGTCTCGTTTAGCGAGTGTTTGGCAAGATCCCGAATTCAAACCAGAGCAACAAGCCTTTTACTACGTACGGGTGTTAGAAATTCCAACACCCAGACATACCCTATATGACGCAGTCGCTTTAAACGTTAAGCACCCCAAGCATTACCCCACAACAATACAAGAGCGCGCTTATAGTTCACCTATTTGGTATACGCCATTGAATAAGGAGAAGTAGACGATGACTACAATGAAATCCATTTGCATGCGCGAGGGTGAAATCATCCTTAATGAAATAGATATACCAAAACCCAAATCAGGACAGGTGCTGGTAAAGAGTCTGGCGTGTGGTATTTGTGGCTCAGACTTACATATCACACGTCATGGAGATGAAGTATTTGATATATATAAAAAGCTTGGAGTCATGTCCGATGTTGCAGGTGCAAGTACAGATATAATGTTAGGTCATGAATTTGCGGCTGAAGTTGTATCTTTTGGCGCGAATACTAAAGGCAATATTGCAATAGGTACACGAGTCACATGTGTGCCTTTACTAATGAGTCAAGGAGGAGTTGGGATAGGTGTTACCCCTGACGTACATGGTGCTTATTCTGAGTATTTTATCGTTGATGAAGCATTATTGCTGCCGATACCGGAAACAGTTTCTTCAGCTGCGGCTGCGCTTACAGAACCTTTAGCGGTAGGGCTACACGCAGTGAATCGTTCAGAGATCAAAACTGAGGACATCGCGTTGGTTGCTGGTTGTGGCTCTATTGGTTTGGCCGCAATCGCCGCATTAAGAATTCGAGGGGTAAAGCATATTATTGCATCTGATCCTCAAGAGAATAAAAGGAAAGTGGCGCAGCAGTTTGGAGCCACTCACACCGTGGATCCGATTCAGATAGATGAGGTGACTTTTGCCGCAAAACTTGCTGGCGAAAATCGTGTTGTGATCTTTGAGTGTGTTGGTGTTCACCAGTTAATAAATAGCTTTATTGTGCGTGCGCCAATGAGAGCAACTC
This sequence is a window from Pseudoalteromonas piscicida. Protein-coding genes within it:
- a CDS encoding TonB-dependent receptor, which gives rise to MSGNVGATGAGVIGLGGFASLVNVCGTAAAFDGIPTGVGRYALLDQDTDTLGIFAQGTWHISEQLRATVGVRYTKEDKTGAKDGYATDFTVNNRTESSNPLVIAVSQQVGEFATHHFTSSDPGMRRSEKSPTWSVNIQYDASDDTMTYATASTGFKSGGFNSFYMRSPQRGNVADSRDASFEDENVLAFELGLKTELFEGTAELNMAVFHSTFDDIQVSVFSGNTTYEVKNAAKAVSYGLEIDGRWRATEALTLTGAIGLLNFEYDEFINQACTSDQFIAQRQALFDSATGDIASQIGIAMGYSNANCAIAGINDMSGRTASNAPKSTSSLTANYITDFSDFELNSSLDLNYHSSVYRVDDLDPIGKEPSQVFLNASMTLSDLEEGWSLTLTGKNLTDVKHFDYINDVPLFSGSHNFMPLAGRSFALRFDYTFGE
- a CDS encoding trypsin-like serine protease: MMKYLAIFLLMFASFQNHAVVKRHDVDPDLYKVNSIPQFYVDMPFQGGSVLIDKHWLLAPAHVIYTFMYDYQDKPIMVHGVENQIAQIIIHPDYKKVEGDWSEGDPAPLMEQLNNAKDIALIRLSKPVTHIQPIAIYEGNEELGMEITGFGRGAIGTGITGEENDSEGPSLTTYAWYQVTKFFSDWAFTQDDYQMHVYNNVITEAKAHWLRFTFEQGADALPLEGTIGSGDSGGAAIIYQGSTPVLVGLAAWREIEGDLENYTLGKYGSTAVLTRVSYYQDWINKHINKGQ
- a CDS encoding AraC family transcriptional regulator ligand-binding domain-containing protein, yielding MQYFVRSASLSGYVELVNELGGDPIALLTAADIIPAQLNNPDNMILYHQLGDLLENSAKHLNFPTFGAALSLKQNITTIGLIGAYMCQQNTIGDALKVARRYTYMHAQGASFDIVEEATDYCMIKFELLIDKEHHYTQLVQLSLGLIFRVIQDMVGNNWKADCIYFRQPNPFFNNHDFLAVCKQKIQFEQEMDALRFPSKVLMYKPQMPINLINDIIANQFRQNDPPQNQLTLP
- a CDS encoding peptidyl-prolyl cis-trans isomerase; protein product: MVSLLRQPLAQFLLVGFTLFIAYRQYVVPTQIQERTIEISDQRLKNYWQFRTKRFDAEAVEVEFGILSSTQKLHLIQDYVREEVLFREANNLELAKNDFVIRQRLIQKMEFLSRDFAEAELSEAQVNSYYQSHQQNYRKPASLTFSHIFFSNTADIAQQGRLVELRAQLNGEQVTPERAGDLGEAFLYNRHYMKRNVDVVKSHFGSLFTQNLQQLPVTSGKWLGPIASEHGWHLVFLLDREAARLPKFDEIKDNVIADAHNFYRRKVSDELIAGLIDGYHVVNLSSVMVNEVKGETQ
- a CDS encoding zinc-binding dehydrogenase — its product is MTTMKSICMREGEIILNEIDIPKPKSGQVLVKSLACGICGSDLHITRHGDEVFDIYKKLGVMSDVAGASTDIMLGHEFAAEVVSFGANTKGNIAIGTRVTCVPLLMSQGGVGIGVTPDVHGAYSEYFIVDEALLLPIPETVSSAAAALTEPLAVGLHAVNRSEIKTEDIALVAGCGSIGLAAIAALRIRGVKHIIASDPQENKRKVAQQFGATHTVDPIQIDEVTFAAKLAGENRVVIFECVGVHQLINSFIVRAPMRATLVITGIHTADTQVNFGYATVKEMDIKCSYYYKPEEFAESLQNIADDKVDWQKMCTGKVGIDGVTEAIGTLLKPNDHIKVIIEPWRNGSLMQVGK
- a CDS encoding TonB-dependent receptor, coding for MIYDQGLTATKTLASAVILSTLSYKAVNAEELENTKSTKLERIIVTSQKRVQPLREVPLSVSAMNADKMEQVGIERMEDLSSYIPNFKVAKDSLADRINIRGMQSGNLAGFEQSVGTFVNGIYRGRGAQSRFSFVDVERVEVMRGPQSILFGKNTVAGALNITTAKPDETFNGRVSVAYSPTFGQTELSGMVTGTLSSGLRGRVFVMSREMDKGWVYNKYYNSDTPQSDEMMGRLTLEWDVADNSLMTLVYEANDFDISSFPHAMKKPGSLTSLGSFSSYTASFIGNSDPVIDFGSNQTMIGDSSEFTLISESNFDAGDLTITAGYSVYQFDRNLDADYSGLDGLRFSDSEDFSQSSLEIRFASTIGSKFEYMTGLYWQHQGLVLDGLSLFNIPTLQQVLMGGVSKELVPLEGILIRSTCQEMWELPELVLSV
- a CDS encoding MFS transporter, which produces MLEDTVNTEGQTALGAGQKRVLFSLAVVLILPTLGMSSINVLLPTLAEEFGVGQALVNWVVVAYLLSLTAFILGAGAIGDRVGRKRALRIGISVFCVGSIVAGLSVNLWMLIAARLFQGIGAALLLSQVFALASVAMPKRKVGLAMGLLGTTAAIGTALGPLLSGAMLEWLSWQFTFWLMILLGGTAYFLIARFLPDDVANPPELQRFDVIGSVWLSASCLFYVLAMPSSSSFSLVLHSVFFLFAVAFIYCFVQSQKRAQFPLVSLAFLKHRLRNTSLIVSFIVDAIAMSTLVVGPFYLTYALGLSPVTVGLIVSIGPCIAAVAGYPSGEVVDHFGIAFAMFLGLLMILIGTISFAILPSLFGLYGYVVALFLLTPGRQLFLAAHHTFVMTTVAEKEKGMGSGLINLCKNLGLMTGASLLGGVFSLLLQAQSAALASSAQLNMAFSLTFLLAALFVLVSLVAVFVNSRKEGLNSST
- a CDS encoding HupE/UreJ family protein; protein product: MMQNSRILLLCLTMCLVTFSQQIHAHDARPIVIEINQRAQLADINIKVPASLSADSLPRITIDAQCEGKAESRLRHQSGAFLMSQTVQCEQSIAGRQLNIHFPASNPSLSTLVTVNLENGQQHSQLLAPQQTDWQIPSEENARGIVWQYTQMGALHIFAGWDHLLFVLCLVILAGSLRRIAITATGFTFGHSITLIATALNWIRVPTAFCEILIALSIVFMAVEIAKGDKLLWGYRQPVLVATSFGLIHGFGFAAVLDEIGLPQVELFWGLVSFNVGIELGQLTFIITVVTVFKIASQIPLLQWVKHIPSQTYIYVIGSVAAFWFWQRSISLFYPEV
- a CDS encoding helix-turn-helix transcriptional regulator, with translation MIRHAINMLLSTGDCNKKNIALSLGLHPKKLERTLQEHQTSYRDLLEETRKEIALRMLQLGDVSMTTLALNLGYSELSAFSRSFKTWFGVSPNHYKNRVKDIQ